The following are from one region of the Magallana gigas chromosome 4, xbMagGiga1.1, whole genome shotgun sequence genome:
- the LOC105325701 gene encoding uncharacterized protein — protein sequence MEYHIRWILSTLFIIFYCILGNEAAYRSRRRTTSYSMEPWMIAMIVVSCLSIIAVPVVIMICIKCGCCKVQQRAPHTQIIQNGGQQMYPPPPPYGYSNPAENSGNPGNQFNYAGTQGISQPMQNNYGSPMGTYNTDGKY from the exons ATGGAGTATCATATCCGATGGATTttaagtactttgtttattattt TTTACTGTATACTGGGCAATGAAGCGGCATATAGATCCCGAAGAAGAACAACATCCTACAGCAT gGAACCCTGGATGATTGCAATGATAGTTGTGAGCTGTCTATCAATAATAGCTGTACCTGTGGTAATCATGATCTGTATTAAGTGTGGCTGCTGCAAAGTACAGCAACGGGCACCTCATACACAAA TTATTCAAAATGGTGGACAACAGATGTATCCTCCCCCTCCTCCTTATGGATACAGTAACCCGGCTGAAAACTCAGGAAATCCTGGGAACCAGTTTAATTATGCAGGGACTCAGGGGATCTCTCAACCCATGCAAAATAACTATGGCTCTCCAATGGGAACATATAATACAGACGGAAAGTATTAA